A portion of the Drosophila sechellia strain sech25 chromosome 2R, ASM438219v1, whole genome shotgun sequence genome contains these proteins:
- the LOC6609011 gene encoding cholinephosphotransferase 1 isoform X3, with product MALLAYRDKHILSAQQLRKLSEHKYSCFSASLLDPLLQPWWNWLVAQTPLWLAPNLITIVGLILNVVTTLILICYSPNGVEAPPRWTCLLCALGLFIYQSLDSIDGKQARRTNTSSPLGELFDHGCDSISTVFVALSACISCQLGHYPNWLFFQCFCAIALFYCAHWQTYVSGTMRFGRIDVTEAQFSIIAIHLVSAALGPEIWLTKLPHFNCESRFLPIYVACGVDLILALRYTKCILTEGCGKNGSSVAGTSVLSPSIPLTLVVLPALMIAQKSPQNLFTEHASVYIMAFGMVAAKVTNKLVIAHMTKAEMEYLDWSLLGPSLLFLNQYFNCIVPEIWLLWFTLIWGTQDLLRYCAQVCLEICQHLRIDLFRIPYTPKGATQHPATASVSSQSNFGSSADKNGGSAHRKSKSKPH from the exons ATGGCGCTGCTCGCCTACCGGGACAAGCACATCCTGAGTGCCCAGCAGCTGAGGAAGCTCAGCGAGCACAAATACTCCTGCTTCAGCGCCAGCCTGCTCGATCCGCTGCTGCAGCCGTGGTGGAACTGGCTGGTCGCCCAGACGCCCCTTTGGCTGGCCCCCAATCTCATCACCATCGTGGGACTGATCCTCAATGTGGTTACCACCCTGATATTAATCTG TTATAGTCCAAATGGCGTTGAAGCTCCGCCGCGTTGGACCTGCTTGCTCTGCGCGCTGGGTCTGTTCATCTACCAGAGTCTGGACTCCATCGACGGGAAGCAGGCGCGACGCACGAATACCTCATCCCCGCTGGGCGAACTTTTCGACCATGGCTGTGACTCCATATCGACAGTGTTCGTGGCCCTGTCTGCGTGCATCTCCTGCCAACTGGGCCACTATCCCAACTGGCTGTTCTTCCAG TGCTTCTGTGCTATTGCGCTCTTCTACTGCGCCCACTGGCAGACGTATGTGTCTGGAACGATGCGGTTCGGCAGAATTGATGTGACGGAGGCTCAGTTCTCGATTATAGCCATTCACTTGGTTTCGGCTGCACTGGGTCCTGAGATCTGGCTCACCAAG CTGCCGCACTTCAACTGCGAATCGCGATTTCTGCCAATTTATGTGGCCTGCGGCGTTGATTTGATTCTAGCACTGCGCTACACGAAATGCATTTTGACCGAAGGTTGCGGCAAGAACGGATCATCGGTTGCT GGCACCAGTGTCCTCTCGCCCAGCATTCCGCTCACGCTGGTGGTGCTGCCCGCCCTGATGATTGCCCAGAAGTCGCCGCAGAACCTCTTCACCGAGCACGCATCGGTGTACATCATGGCGTTCGGCATGGTGGCCGCCAAGGTCACCAATAAGCTGGTG ATCGCCCACATGACCAAGGCGGAGATGGAGTATCTGGACTGGTCGCTGCTCGGCCCCTCGCTGCTGTTCCTCAACCAGTACTTCAACTGCATTGTGCCGGAGATCTGGCTGCTGTGGTTCACGCTCATCTGGGGCACCCAGGATCTGCTGCGCTACTGCGCCCAGGTGTGCCTCGAGATTTGCCAGCACCTGCGCATCGATCTCTTCCGGATACCGTACACGCCCAAGGGCGCGACCCAGCATCCGGCCACCGCCTCGGTGAGCAGCCAGAGCAACTTTGGCAGCAGTGCGGACAAGAACGGCGGCAGCGCGCATCGGAAGTCGAAGAGCAAACCGCACTAG
- the LOC6609011 gene encoding cholinephosphotransferase 1 isoform X2 — MALLAYRDKHILSAQQLRKLSEHKYSCFSASLLDPLLQPWWNWLVAQTPLWLAPNLITIVGLILNVVTTLILICYSPNGVEAPPRWTCLLCALGLFIYQSLDSIDGKQARRTNTSSPLGELFDHGCDSISTVFVALSACISCQLGHYPNWLFFQCFCAIALFYCAHWQTYVSGTMRFGRIDVTEAQFSIIAIHLVSAALGPEIWLTKIPIVGLSWNYTILVFITFGYALNIINFLKMFTQGGSGKNGSSVAGTSVLSPSIPLTLVVLPALMIAQKSPQNLFTEHASVYIMAFGMVAAKVTNKLVIAHMTKAEMEYLDWSLLGPSLLFLNQYFNCIVPEIWLLWFTLIWGTQDLLRYCAQVCLEICQHLRIDLFRIPYTPKGATQHPATASVSSQSNFGSSADKNGGSAHRKSKSKPH; from the exons ATGGCGCTGCTCGCCTACCGGGACAAGCACATCCTGAGTGCCCAGCAGCTGAGGAAGCTCAGCGAGCACAAATACTCCTGCTTCAGCGCCAGCCTGCTCGATCCGCTGCTGCAGCCGTGGTGGAACTGGCTGGTCGCCCAGACGCCCCTTTGGCTGGCCCCCAATCTCATCACCATCGTGGGACTGATCCTCAATGTGGTTACCACCCTGATATTAATCTG TTATAGTCCAAATGGCGTTGAAGCTCCGCCGCGTTGGACCTGCTTGCTCTGCGCGCTGGGTCTGTTCATCTACCAGAGTCTGGACTCCATCGACGGGAAGCAGGCGCGACGCACGAATACCTCATCCCCGCTGGGCGAACTTTTCGACCATGGCTGTGACTCCATATCGACAGTGTTCGTGGCCCTGTCTGCGTGCATCTCCTGCCAACTGGGCCACTATCCCAACTGGCTGTTCTTCCAG TGCTTCTGTGCTATTGCGCTCTTCTACTGCGCCCACTGGCAGACGTATGTGTCTGGAACGATGCGGTTCGGCAGAATTGATGTGACGGAGGCTCAGTTCTCGATTATAGCCATTCACTTGGTTTCGGCTGCACTGGGTCCTGAGATCTGGCTCACCAAG ATACCAATCGTGGGCCTTTCATGGAATTACACAATATTAGTATTTATCACATTCGGTTATGCCTTGAATATAATCAATTTCCTAAAAATGTTTACTCAAGGCGGCAGTGGCAAAAACGGCTCCTCAGTTGCT GGCACCAGTGTCCTCTCGCCCAGCATTCCGCTCACGCTGGTGGTGCTGCCCGCCCTGATGATTGCCCAGAAGTCGCCGCAGAACCTCTTCACCGAGCACGCATCGGTGTACATCATGGCGTTCGGCATGGTGGCCGCCAAGGTCACCAATAAGCTGGTG ATCGCCCACATGACCAAGGCGGAGATGGAGTATCTGGACTGGTCGCTGCTCGGCCCCTCGCTGCTGTTCCTCAACCAGTACTTCAACTGCATTGTGCCGGAGATCTGGCTGCTGTGGTTCACGCTCATCTGGGGCACCCAGGATCTGCTGCGCTACTGCGCCCAGGTGTGCCTCGAGATTTGCCAGCACCTGCGCATCGATCTCTTCCGGATACCGTACACGCCCAAGGGCGCGACCCAGCATCCGGCCACCGCCTCGGTGAGCAGCCAGAGCAACTTTGGCAGCAGTGCGGACAAGAACGGCGGCAGCGCGCATCGGAAGTCGAAGAGCAAACCGCACTAG
- the LOC6609010 gene encoding histone H3-like centromeric protein cid codes for MPRHSRVKRAPRPSANNSKSPNDDDTAFRSPEPEDGTDYGLEFTTSQLTLQENNRRSSTMRRDAGRRQSPTNGSSASGEEEDQENRHPRARPSQTRRLTVQQESKTRAAGPVAAQNQTRRRKAANPMSRAKRMDREIRRLQHHPGTLIPKLPFSRLVREFIMKYSDGEPLRVTEGALMAMQESCEMYLTQRLADSYMLTKHRNRVTLEVRDMALMAYICDRGRQA; via the coding sequence atgcCACGACACAGTAGAGTCAAGCGCGCACCCAGGCCGTCGGCGAACAACTCAAAGTCGCCGAACGACGATGACACAGCCTTCCGCTCGCCGGAGCCAGAAGACGGCACCGACTACGGCCTCGAGTTCACCACCAGCCAACTGACGCTTCAGGAAAACAATCGGCGTTCCTCGACGATGCGCAGGGACGCCGGACGGAGGCAGTCGCCAACGAATGGTAGCTCCGCCAGTGGCGAGGAAGAGGACCAGGAGAATCGCCATCCCAGAGCCAGACCGTCGCAGACGCGTCGATTGACCGTGCAGCAGGAAAGCAAGACGCGGGCAGCAGGGCCAGTTGCTGCGCAGAACCAGACCAGGCGGCGCAAAGCGGCCAATCCCATGAGCAGAGCCAAGAGGATGGATCGCGAGATCCGGCGACTGCAGCACCATCCCGGCACACTGATACCCAAGCTGCCGTTCTCGCGTCTGGTGCGGGAGTTTATCATGAAGTACAGCGACGGCGAGCCGCTGAGGGTCACCGAGGGCGCCCTAATGGCCATGCAAGAGTCCTGCGAAATGTACTTGACGCAGCGGCTCGCGGACTCCTACATGCTAACCAAGCATCGCAATCGCGTCACACTGGAGGTGCGCGACATGGCATTGATGGCCTACATCTGCGACCGGGGTCGGCAAGCTTAG
- the LOC6609009 gene encoding protein CLP1 homolog has product MSEDHGKDYTLESDSELRFEIEQKDAKVLVSLVSGFAELFGTELVKKKQYEFGVGAKVAIFTYQGCVLHVSGKMDVCYISKETPMVQYVNCHAALEQFRMEAEEKDRYGPVAMVVGPMDVGKSTLCRILLNYAVRVGRRPLYADLDVGQGSIAISGSVATILIERPANVEEGFAKTAPLVYHFGHKSPSGNSVLYNAVVSKMAEVTLQSLNSNKRTKSSGIIINTCGWVKGSGYAHLLHAAKAYGACAIFVLDQERLYNELLRDVPKEVHVVLLPKSGGVVERSKELRHEARDQRIKEYFYGNARAPFYPFSFEVKFQDLRLYKIGAPPLPDSCMPIGMKAEDNKTKVVAVTPTPALIHHVLALSFAESVEDDVIGTNVAGFCCVTEVDMERQAVMLLSPQPRPLPPNALLLWSELQFMDNHT; this is encoded by the exons ATGTCGGAGGACCATGGCAAAGACTACACTCTGGAGTCCGACTCCGAGCTGCGATTTGAAATCGAGCAGAAGGACGCCAAAGTGTTGGTGTCC CTGGTCAGTGGATTTGCGGAGCTGTTCGGCACGGAGCTGGTGAAGAAAAAGCAGTACGAGTTCGGTGTGGGCGCCAAGGTGGCCATCTTCACGTACCAGGGCTGTGTGCTCCACGTTTCCGGCAAAATGGACGTGTGCTACATCTCCAAGGAGACGCCGATGGTGCAGTACGTCAACTGCCATGCGGCACTGGAGCAATTCCGCATGGAGGCCGAGGAGAAGGATCGCTACGGACCAGTGGCCATGGTCGTCGGTCCCATGGACGTGGGCAAGAGCACTCTCTGCCGCATCCTGCTTAACTATGCTGTGCGCGTGGGTCGTCGACCGCTGTACGCCGACCTGGATGTTGGACAGGGCTCGATAGCCATTTCCGGCAgtgtggccaccattctcatcGAGCGACCGGCGAACGTCGAGGAGGGATTCGCCAAGACAGCGCCGCTGGTCTATCACTTTGGCCATAAGTCGCCCAGCGGTAACAGCGTGCTGTACAATGCCGTGGTTTCCAAAATGGCCGAGGTAACGCTGCAATCCCTAAATAGCAACAAGCGAA CAAAAAGCTCTGGCATTATTATAAACACTTGTGGCTGGGTAAAGGGATCCGGCTACGCGCACCTGTTGCACGCGGCCAAAGCCTATGGAGCCTGCGCCATCTTCGTCCTGGACCAGGAGCGACTATACAACGAGCTGCTTCGGGATGTGCCCAAGGAAGTTCATGTGGTTCTCCTGCCCAAGAGTGGCGGCGTCGTCGAGCGCAGCAAGGAACTGCGACACGAGGCGAGAGATCAGCGCATCAAGGAGTACTTCTACGGCAATGCAAGGGCGCCCTTCTATCCGTTCAGCTTCGAGGTGAAGTTCCAGGACCTGCGACTGTACAAGATCGGCGCACCGCCGCTGCCCGACTCCTGCATGCCAATTGGAATGAAGGCGGAGGACAACAAGACCAAGGTGGTGGCGGTTACACCCACGCCCGCCCTAATCCATCATGTGCTGGCACTCAGCTTTGCCGAGTCCGTGGAGGACGATGTGATTGGCACCAACGTGGCCGGTTTTTGCTGCGT AACCGAAGTGGATATGGAAAGACAGGCAGTGATGTTGCTTTCGCCGCAGCCGCGACCTTTGCCCCCGAACGCCCTGCTCCTGTGGTCGGAACTGCAGTTCATGGATAATCACACCTAG
- the LOC6609011 gene encoding cholinephosphotransferase 1 isoform X1: MALLAYRDKHILSAQQLRKLSEHKYSCFSASLLDPLLQPWWNWLVAQTPLWLAPNLITIVGLILNVVTTLILICYSPNGVEAPPRWTCLLCALGLFIYQSLDSIDGKQARRTNTSSPLGELFDHGCDSISTVFVALSACISCQLGHYPNWLFFQCFCAIALFYCAHWQTYVSGTMRFGRIDVTEAQFSIIAIHLVSAALGPEIWLTKIGIGSIQLWYGPAVTTIVCGLLSLTYVFSVIKAGGVGKNGSTVAGTSVLSPSIPLTLVVLPALMIAQKSPQNLFTEHASVYIMAFGMVAAKVTNKLVIAHMTKAEMEYLDWSLLGPSLLFLNQYFNCIVPEIWLLWFTLIWGTQDLLRYCAQVCLEICQHLRIDLFRIPYTPKGATQHPATASVSSQSNFGSSADKNGGSAHRKSKSKPH, translated from the exons ATGGCGCTGCTCGCCTACCGGGACAAGCACATCCTGAGTGCCCAGCAGCTGAGGAAGCTCAGCGAGCACAAATACTCCTGCTTCAGCGCCAGCCTGCTCGATCCGCTGCTGCAGCCGTGGTGGAACTGGCTGGTCGCCCAGACGCCCCTTTGGCTGGCCCCCAATCTCATCACCATCGTGGGACTGATCCTCAATGTGGTTACCACCCTGATATTAATCTG TTATAGTCCAAATGGCGTTGAAGCTCCGCCGCGTTGGACCTGCTTGCTCTGCGCGCTGGGTCTGTTCATCTACCAGAGTCTGGACTCCATCGACGGGAAGCAGGCGCGACGCACGAATACCTCATCCCCGCTGGGCGAACTTTTCGACCATGGCTGTGACTCCATATCGACAGTGTTCGTGGCCCTGTCTGCGTGCATCTCCTGCCAACTGGGCCACTATCCCAACTGGCTGTTCTTCCAG TGCTTCTGTGCTATTGCGCTCTTCTACTGCGCCCACTGGCAGACGTATGTGTCTGGAACGATGCGGTTCGGCAGAATTGATGTGACGGAGGCTCAGTTCTCGATTATAGCCATTCACTTGGTTTCGGCTGCACTGGGTCCTGAGATCTGGCTCACCAAG ATCGGCATTGGCAGTATACAGCTTTGGTATGGGCCGGCAGTGACGACCATTGTGTGCGGTCTGCTCTCCCTAACTTATGTGTTTTCCGTCATTAAAGCCGGTGGTGTTGGCAAGAACGGCTCGACAGTTGCT GGCACCAGTGTCCTCTCGCCCAGCATTCCGCTCACGCTGGTGGTGCTGCCCGCCCTGATGATTGCCCAGAAGTCGCCGCAGAACCTCTTCACCGAGCACGCATCGGTGTACATCATGGCGTTCGGCATGGTGGCCGCCAAGGTCACCAATAAGCTGGTG ATCGCCCACATGACCAAGGCGGAGATGGAGTATCTGGACTGGTCGCTGCTCGGCCCCTCGCTGCTGTTCCTCAACCAGTACTTCAACTGCATTGTGCCGGAGATCTGGCTGCTGTGGTTCACGCTCATCTGGGGCACCCAGGATCTGCTGCGCTACTGCGCCCAGGTGTGCCTCGAGATTTGCCAGCACCTGCGCATCGATCTCTTCCGGATACCGTACACGCCCAAGGGCGCGACCCAGCATCCGGCCACCGCCTCGGTGAGCAGCCAGAGCAACTTTGGCAGCAGTGCGGACAAGAACGGCGGCAGCGCGCATCGGAAGTCGAAGAGCAAACCGCACTAG